Proteins encoded in a region of the Pigmentiphaga litoralis genome:
- a CDS encoding Bug family tripartite tricarboxylate transporter substrate binding protein, with protein MTLSCPQSVLRPLTLALVLSGGAFAIAPGPASAADDSAGYPNRTIRFVVPYAPGGLPDTVARVVAQRLTEHMGQSVVVENKPGANGVIAAQTLTSAPRDGYTFLVTDGSMMSINPAIYKNLAYDPNKDFVPVSLVATSPLFLAANTELKVNTLQEFVTLAKSKPGQINYGSSGIGSSHHLTMEAMKAALNLQISHVPFRGSGQSVPALVGNQVGVVFAALPSLSGFAENGKVKILATNSASRSALAPDIPAISEIIPGFNFAVTVGVLAATGTPSYAVTRINAEVTRALKTPEVIKQLNTLGIEPVGGPADRYAAAIAEEGKRYEGAIKAAGIKAE; from the coding sequence ATGACCCTGTCCTGCCCGCAGTCCGTGCTGCGTCCCTTGACCCTGGCACTCGTGTTGTCGGGCGGCGCTTTCGCCATCGCCCCAGGCCCGGCATCTGCCGCCGATGACAGCGCCGGCTACCCGAACCGCACCATCCGGTTCGTCGTCCCCTACGCCCCCGGCGGCCTGCCCGACACCGTTGCCCGCGTGGTGGCGCAGCGCCTGACCGAACACATGGGCCAGAGTGTCGTCGTCGAGAACAAGCCGGGCGCCAACGGCGTGATTGCCGCCCAGACGCTGACCAGCGCCCCGCGCGATGGCTATACCTTCCTGGTCACCGACGGGTCGATGATGTCGATCAACCCGGCCATCTACAAGAACCTGGCCTACGACCCGAACAAGGACTTCGTGCCGGTGTCGCTGGTGGCCACGTCGCCCCTTTTCCTGGCGGCCAATACCGAATTGAAGGTCAACACGCTGCAGGAATTCGTTACGCTGGCCAAAAGCAAACCGGGTCAGATCAACTATGGATCGTCCGGCATCGGCAGCAGCCATCACCTGACCATGGAGGCCATGAAGGCGGCCTTGAATCTGCAGATCAGCCATGTGCCGTTCCGGGGATCGGGCCAGTCGGTGCCCGCGCTGGTCGGCAATCAGGTGGGGGTGGTGTTCGCCGCCCTACCCTCGCTGTCGGGCTTTGCCGAGAATGGCAAGGTCAAGATACTGGCGACCAATTCGGCGTCGCGCTCGGCGCTGGCGCCCGACATTCCGGCCATCTCGGAGATCATTCCGGGCTTCAATTTTGCCGTCACGGTAGGTGTGCTGGCCGCGACGGGCACGCCGTCGTATGCGGTGACGCGGATCAATGCCGAAGTCACGCGTGCGCTCAAGACACCCGAAGTGATCAAGCAGCTGAATACGCTGGGCATCGAGCCGGTCGGCGGGCCTGCCGATCGTTACGCCGCGGCCATTGCGGAGGAAGGCAAGCGTTATGAAGGCGCGATCAAGGCGGCGGGCATCAAGGCCGAGTAG
- a CDS encoding Rieske 2Fe-2S domain-containing protein: MLTTEENDLLCRVEGDAPMGQLMRRHWTPVCLSEEVSEPDGTPIKARVFGEDLVVFRDTEGRVGVMDEFCPHRRVSLVYGRNEECGLRCLYHGWKMDVEGTVIEMVSEPSASAMTEKVKHKAYKVQEWGGCVWAYMGPQDNVPEFVPPPWAPTRDTKVSIAKILIPCNWAQILEGAIDSAHSDSLHSSDFLPARVGGAEATGKNWLRPSTDKAPRMQVQWGTYGFRYAAIRRPITKASENNYVRSTVFVAPATVLIPPNNLYNVANINVPMDDTNTAFYFISWGDPAKAPDTETWRKFLGAQVGVDLDPEYHPFRHMGNRFKQDRQAMKAGNFTGITGFPNQDIAMWVTMGPIANRSDDRLGASDFAIVEFRRQMLEAVKAFKEGQPAIGTGDLRIPSEICSFQAIIPKTTDWRDFGARPVWTTDANAPQLDSNYQTT, translated from the coding sequence ATGTTGACCACTGAAGAAAACGATCTGTTGTGCCGCGTCGAGGGCGATGCCCCGATGGGACAACTGATGCGCCGGCACTGGACGCCGGTCTGCCTGAGCGAAGAAGTGAGCGAGCCCGATGGCACGCCCATCAAGGCGCGTGTGTTTGGCGAAGACCTGGTGGTGTTTCGCGATACCGAAGGCCGCGTGGGTGTGATGGATGAGTTCTGTCCGCACCGCCGCGTGTCGCTGGTGTATGGCCGCAACGAGGAATGCGGCCTGCGCTGCCTATATCACGGCTGGAAGATGGACGTGGAAGGCACGGTGATCGAGATGGTGTCCGAACCGTCGGCCAGCGCCATGACCGAGAAGGTCAAGCACAAGGCCTACAAGGTGCAGGAATGGGGCGGCTGTGTGTGGGCCTACATGGGTCCGCAAGACAACGTGCCCGAGTTCGTGCCGCCGCCTTGGGCGCCAACCAGGGACACCAAGGTCAGCATTGCCAAGATCCTGATTCCCTGCAATTGGGCGCAGATTTTGGAAGGCGCGATCGACTCCGCGCACAGCGACAGCCTGCACTCGTCCGACTTCCTGCCGGCGCGGGTGGGCGGCGCCGAAGCGACCGGCAAGAACTGGTTGCGTCCGTCAACCGACAAGGCGCCGCGCATGCAGGTGCAGTGGGGCACGTATGGTTTCCGCTACGCCGCGATTCGCCGGCCGATCACCAAGGCGTCCGAGAACAACTATGTGCGATCCACCGTGTTCGTGGCCCCTGCCACGGTGTTGATCCCGCCGAACAATCTGTACAACGTTGCGAACATCAACGTTCCGATGGATGACACGAACACGGCGTTCTACTTCATATCGTGGGGCGATCCGGCCAAGGCGCCGGATACCGAAACCTGGCGCAAGTTCCTGGGCGCGCAGGTGGGTGTGGACCTGGACCCGGAGTACCACCCCTTCCGCCACATGGGGAACCGGTTCAAGCAGGACCGCCAGGCCATGAAGGCGGGCAACTTTACCGGCATCACCGGCTTCCCGAACCAGGACATCGCCATGTGGGTGACGATGGGCCCGATCGCGAACCGGTCGGACGACCGCCTGGGCGCCAGCGACTTTGCGATCGTGGAGTTCCGCCGCCAGATGCTGGAAGCGGTCAAGGCGTTCAAGGAAGGGCAGCCGGCCATCGGCACCGGCGACCTGCGGATCCCTTCCGAGATCTGCTCGTTCCAGGCGATCATTCCCAAGACCACCGACTGGCGCGATTTTGGCGCCCGCCCGGTATGGACAACGGACGCGAACGCGCCGCAACTCGACAGCAACTATCAGACGACCTGA
- a CDS encoding alpha/beta hydrolase → MKPISMLACALAAVACACASGAAQAQSRPTYVTSGSVKALYYTPDANPNPKVAFLIVHRTANYLSHIGCGELSKRGYAVFCMNTRYENNEFQIDWDRIALDVKVGVEYLRKQPGIEKVILFGHSGGGPTLSFYQAVAEKGIGFCQDARKIVPCNNDLANLPPADGLILADAHPGVPVILLRSLNGSVLRETPGTFDPALDLYSPANGYNPAGASTYSPDFQARYFAAQSRRMNALIADADRRTKDIAAGKGPYPDNDQFAIPHGGNPGAGPGGASQLHSLDPQIALRKTQRPQKLLRNDGSIDRQLVTTVSPVEPDTLASTMSFNRGTKQLSLRSFLSTQAVRSTNSLDGIDHCSSNNSTICAVGAISVPTLVMGMGGYLFIRDSEEEFDASAAKDKDLVFIEGATHGFTPCANCMNTGGAAAYSNSVKNLFDYVDGWASPRYRADTSPVVSGGGSLSLGALAVMLGLAAMAAVARWRGLASRLSGPRRRS, encoded by the coding sequence ATGAAACCCATCAGCATGCTGGCCTGTGCGCTGGCGGCCGTCGCGTGCGCGTGCGCAAGTGGCGCCGCCCAGGCACAGAGCCGCCCCACCTACGTCACCAGCGGCAGCGTCAAGGCCCTGTACTACACGCCCGACGCCAACCCGAATCCGAAAGTCGCCTTCCTGATCGTTCACCGCACCGCCAATTACCTCAGTCACATCGGATGCGGCGAGTTGTCCAAGCGTGGGTATGCGGTGTTCTGCATGAACACGCGTTATGAGAACAACGAGTTCCAGATCGACTGGGACCGCATCGCGCTTGACGTGAAGGTCGGCGTCGAGTACCTGCGCAAACAGCCGGGGATCGAGAAGGTCATCCTGTTTGGCCACAGCGGTGGCGGGCCTACCTTGAGTTTCTATCAGGCGGTCGCCGAGAAAGGCATTGGCTTCTGCCAGGACGCGCGCAAGATCGTTCCTTGCAATAACGATCTGGCGAACCTGCCACCGGCGGACGGCCTGATCCTTGCGGATGCGCATCCGGGTGTCCCCGTTATCCTTTTGCGCAGTCTGAATGGTTCGGTCCTGCGCGAGACCCCGGGCACGTTCGATCCGGCGCTGGATCTCTACAGCCCAGCCAATGGCTACAACCCGGCGGGTGCTTCCACCTACTCACCTGATTTCCAGGCGCGCTATTTCGCGGCCCAGTCGCGCCGGATGAACGCGTTGATCGCCGATGCCGATCGGCGCACGAAAGATATCGCCGCCGGCAAGGGCCCCTACCCCGACAACGATCAGTTCGCGATACCGCATGGCGGCAATCCGGGAGCCGGGCCAGGCGGCGCGTCGCAGCTGCATAGTCTCGATCCGCAGATCGCTCTTCGCAAGACCCAGCGCCCACAAAAACTGCTCCGCAACGATGGCTCGATTGATCGCCAACTGGTGACGACGGTCAGTCCGGTCGAGCCCGACACCCTCGCATCGACGATGTCGTTCAACCGCGGCACCAAGCAGTTGTCGTTGCGCTCGTTCCTGTCGACGCAAGCCGTGCGGTCGACCAACTCCCTTGACGGAATCGACCACTGTTCGAGCAACAATTCGACGATCTGTGCGGTGGGTGCGATCTCGGTGCCAACGCTGGTCATGGGCATGGGCGGCTATCTCTTCATTCGCGACTCCGAAGAGGAGTTCGACGCATCGGCGGCCAAGGACAAGGATCTGGTGTTCATCGAAGGCGCGACGCATGGCTTCACACCCTGCGCGAACTGCATGAACACGGGCGGCGCGGCTGCGTATTCGAACAGCGTGAAGAATCTGTTCGATTACGTCGACGGCTGGGCATCGCCGCGATATCGCGCGGACACGAGCCCTGTCGTGTCAGGCGGCGGGAGCCTGTCGCTTGGCGCACTGGCCGTGATGTTGGGCCTGGCTGCCATGGCCGCTGTCGCGCGGTGGCGCGGCCTGGCCAGCCGGCTGTCCGGGCCGCGCCGCCGCAGCTGA
- a CDS encoding ABC transporter substrate-binding protein, producing MGDYDRNRALFDGGVQIDGVDPVFMLLNPEEMFFRAFRSIDFDVSELSFSSYLVKHAKGECPYIALPIFLSRAFRHTSIYVRKDRIKTPGDLKGKKIGVPEYQLTANVWARSILEDDYGVKPSDVTWVRGGIDEPGRPEKIKLQLPGDVTMIDAPEGSTISDLLDRGEIDGFMAPRPPGGAARHNPNVGWLFDDPTAVAKDYFKRTGVFPIMHVVGLRKELAAQHPWLPAALVKAFEKSKAAALDKLADTSATKVTLPFVEEQLKAAKETMGEDYWSYGVQPNLRTLETFVRHHHAQGLSSRQVPVEELFHPATYESYKI from the coding sequence ATGGGCGACTATGACCGCAACCGCGCGCTGTTTGACGGCGGCGTGCAGATCGACGGCGTTGATCCGGTCTTCATGCTGCTCAACCCGGAAGAGATGTTCTTTCGCGCGTTCCGGAGCATCGATTTCGATGTGAGCGAACTGTCGTTTTCGAGCTATCTGGTCAAGCACGCCAAGGGCGAATGCCCGTACATCGCGCTGCCGATTTTCCTGTCGCGGGCGTTTCGCCACACGTCCATCTACGTGCGCAAGGACAGGATCAAGACACCGGGCGATCTAAAAGGCAAGAAGATAGGCGTGCCGGAATATCAGCTGACGGCCAACGTGTGGGCACGCTCGATCCTGGAAGACGACTACGGTGTGAAGCCGTCGGATGTGACCTGGGTGCGCGGCGGGATCGACGAGCCCGGCCGTCCGGAAAAGATCAAGCTGCAGTTGCCGGGCGATGTGACCATGATCGATGCGCCCGAAGGCAGCACGATTTCGGATCTGCTCGACCGCGGCGAGATCGATGGCTTCATGGCGCCGCGCCCGCCGGGCGGCGCCGCGCGGCACAACCCGAATGTGGGCTGGCTGTTCGATGATCCCACTGCCGTGGCCAAGGACTACTTCAAGCGCACGGGCGTGTTCCCGATCATGCATGTGGTGGGCCTGCGCAAGGAACTGGCGGCGCAGCACCCCTGGCTGCCGGCGGCGCTGGTCAAGGCTTTCGAGAAATCCAAGGCCGCCGCGCTGGACAAGCTGGCGGACACGTCGGCCACCAAGGTCACCCTGCCCTTTGTCGAAGAGCAATTGAAGGCCGCCAAAGAGACCATGGGCGAAGACTACTGGTCGTACGGCGTTCAGCCGAACTTGCGAACCCTGGAAACCTTTGTGCGGCATCATCACGCGCAGGGGCTGTCGTCACGTCAGGTGCCGGTGGAAGAACTCTTCCACCCCGCCACCTACGAATCCTACAAAATCTAG
- a CDS encoding Bug family tripartite tricarboxylate transporter substrate binding protein, whose translation MNNPYKQGVRYGACAVALAFASINSAAAAEPFPSRPIRVVVNTAPGGLTDVTTRLVAQKMGEHLKQTVVVENRAGGDGLIGIRSVKTAPPDGYTILATAGTIAIQPAIKDDAGYDVAKDFSGIGLIGRSPFLMVVAGDSNDKSMAQLLARAKTNPNKLSYASAGVGTAPHLAAAQFFQQAGVQLLHVPYKGNGPAMADVMSGRVDLILEAYGSSSAKVKAGQLRALGVTSSSRFASLPDVPTFAEQGAPNYSYYTWLCLVAPAGTPKDAIDRLSESLRASLASPEIEARFREDGLETNVMSPTQFNTYLVDEVAKAKAMVGSLGLAK comes from the coding sequence ATGAACAACCCCTATAAGCAGGGCGTCCGGTATGGCGCCTGTGCCGTCGCGCTGGCATTTGCCAGCATCAACAGCGCAGCCGCAGCCGAACCCTTTCCTTCGCGCCCGATCCGGGTGGTGGTCAACACGGCGCCTGGCGGCTTGACGGACGTGACGACACGGCTGGTCGCGCAGAAGATGGGCGAGCACCTGAAACAGACCGTGGTGGTCGAAAACCGGGCGGGTGGCGATGGGCTGATCGGCATTCGCAGCGTCAAGACAGCGCCGCCCGATGGCTACACGATTCTGGCCACGGCAGGCACCATCGCCATCCAGCCAGCGATCAAGGACGACGCCGGGTATGACGTCGCCAAGGATTTCTCGGGCATCGGCCTGATCGGGCGATCGCCGTTTCTGATGGTCGTGGCGGGCGATAGCAACGACAAATCCATGGCCCAGCTGCTGGCCCGTGCCAAGACCAATCCGAACAAGCTCAGCTACGCGTCGGCCGGAGTCGGCACGGCGCCGCATCTGGCCGCCGCACAATTCTTCCAGCAGGCCGGTGTCCAGTTGCTGCATGTGCCCTACAAAGGCAATGGCCCGGCAATGGCGGACGTCATGAGCGGCCGCGTCGACCTGATCCTTGAAGCGTACGGGAGCAGCAGTGCCAAGGTGAAGGCAGGGCAGTTGCGCGCGTTGGGTGTCACGTCGTCCAGCCGTTTCGCGTCCCTGCCCGACGTTCCCACTTTCGCCGAACAGGGCGCGCCGAACTACAGCTACTACACCTGGCTGTGCCTGGTGGCGCCGGCGGGTACGCCCAAGGACGCGATCGACAGACTCTCGGAATCGCTGCGTGCATCGTTGGCCAGTCCGGAGATCGAAGCGCGTTTCCGCGAAGATGGGCTGGAAACGAATGTGATGTCGCCAACGCAGTTCAACACGTATCTGGTCGATGAAGTCGCCAAGGCCAAGGCCATGGTCGGCAGCCTGGGGCTGGCGAAGTAG
- a CDS encoding Bug family tripartite tricarboxylate transporter substrate binding protein, whose product MPSTLRLAVAGLLALAFALPAAAQDAAQAWPKKTIRLIVPFTPGGSNDVLARVLSQHLGKAWNQTVVVENKPGAAGNIGAEFVARAPADGYTLLIAANNVLSVNPALYRLGFDPAKDFAPVSLLGTVPIVLVVNPDLPVKDLAQLVSYAKANPARLNYASSGTGSPQHLSAELFNKLAGVRMTHVPYKGAAPAIADVSAGQVQVLFGPINSVLPHIKSGKLRALAVAGESRTLLLPDVPTIAQAGYPAYRSDIWIGLVAPAGTPPDVVRQINAETRTTLADPAVIETLAQQGIEAKASTPDTLGALAASDLTRWTDVIKSSGIVADQQP is encoded by the coding sequence ATGCCCTCCACGCTTCGACTGGCCGTCGCTGGCTTGCTCGCCTTGGCTTTCGCCCTGCCCGCAGCGGCCCAGGATGCCGCTCAGGCATGGCCGAAAAAAACGATCCGCCTGATCGTGCCGTTCACTCCTGGCGGAAGCAACGACGTACTTGCGCGCGTCCTGAGCCAGCACCTGGGCAAGGCGTGGAACCAGACTGTCGTGGTCGAAAACAAGCCCGGCGCGGCCGGCAATATCGGCGCGGAATTCGTGGCGCGCGCCCCGGCGGACGGCTATACCTTGTTAATTGCCGCCAACAACGTGTTGTCGGTGAACCCGGCCTTGTACCGGCTCGGCTTCGACCCGGCCAAGGACTTTGCGCCGGTCAGTTTACTTGGCACGGTGCCTATCGTTCTGGTCGTGAATCCCGACCTGCCCGTCAAGGATCTGGCGCAGCTGGTCAGCTACGCCAAGGCAAACCCGGCCAGGCTGAACTATGCGTCGTCGGGCACCGGGTCGCCGCAACATCTATCGGCCGAATTGTTCAACAAGCTGGCGGGCGTGCGCATGACGCATGTGCCCTACAAAGGCGCGGCACCGGCCATTGCCGATGTGTCGGCGGGTCAGGTCCAGGTGTTGTTCGGGCCGATCAATTCCGTGCTGCCCCACATCAAATCCGGCAAGTTGCGGGCGCTTGCCGTGGCAGGCGAGTCGCGCACGCTGCTGCTGCCTGACGTGCCGACGATTGCCCAGGCTGGCTATCCGGCCTACCGCAGCGATATCTGGATCGGCCTGGTCGCGCCTGCGGGTACGCCGCCCGATGTCGTGCGGCAGATCAACGCCGAGACGCGTACCACGCTGGCTGACCCTGCCGTGATCGAGACGTTGGCGCAGCAAGGCATCGAAGCCAAGGCCAGCACCCCGGATACGCTGGGCGCGCTGGCGGCAAGCGACCTGACCCGCTGGACGGACGTCATCAAGTCGTCCGGGATCGTCGCCGATCAGCAGCCCTGA
- a CDS encoding PDR/VanB family oxidoreductase, with amino-acid sequence MEDANDTVHMMPLRIAKATDAATGIRSFELVHPDGDELPPFTPGSHVKVQVPNNEFRKYSLCGDPEDLSKYVITVKRDANGRGGSMSLVDDAKEGDTLPTSMPDNAFPLVDKASAYLFIAGGIGITPILSMIRSFGELPPAPWKLYYLSQSAETTAFLDVLDAPEWRKNVKVHHDGGDPDDAFDLWPVLEKPNRGHVYCCGPRGLMEAVRDMTGHWSPGNIHFESFLEGGEKRADDTPFTVKLAKSGLEFEIPVGQSILSVLRAAEVKVPFSCESGTCGSCRTGLLEGVADHRDMVLMPEQQDNQIMVCVSRAVSGPLVLDL; translated from the coding sequence ATGGAAGACGCCAACGACACCGTTCACATGATGCCGCTGCGCATCGCGAAAGCGACTGATGCGGCAACCGGCATTCGCAGCTTTGAACTGGTGCACCCCGACGGCGACGAACTGCCGCCGTTCACCCCAGGATCGCACGTCAAGGTACAGGTGCCGAACAACGAGTTCCGCAAGTATTCGCTGTGCGGTGATCCGGAAGACCTGAGCAAATACGTGATCACGGTCAAGCGGGATGCCAACGGACGGGGCGGGTCGATGAGCCTAGTCGACGACGCGAAGGAAGGCGACACGTTGCCCACGTCGATGCCCGACAACGCGTTTCCGCTCGTCGACAAGGCGTCGGCTTACCTCTTCATTGCGGGCGGTATCGGCATTACGCCCATCCTGTCGATGATCCGGTCGTTTGGCGAGTTGCCGCCTGCCCCGTGGAAACTGTATTACCTGAGCCAGTCGGCCGAGACCACCGCCTTTCTGGATGTTCTGGACGCGCCGGAGTGGCGAAAGAACGTCAAGGTGCATCATGACGGCGGCGATCCGGACGACGCGTTCGATCTGTGGCCGGTTCTGGAAAAACCGAACCGGGGCCACGTGTACTGCTGCGGTCCACGCGGTTTGATGGAAGCGGTGCGGGACATGACGGGCCACTGGTCACCCGGGAACATCCACTTCGAAAGCTTTCTGGAAGGCGGCGAAAAGCGCGCAGACGATACGCCGTTCACGGTCAAGCTGGCAAAGTCCGGGCTGGAGTTCGAGATCCCGGTGGGCCAGTCCATTCTGTCGGTGCTGCGTGCCGCCGAGGTCAAGGTGCCGTTTTCCTGTGAGAGCGGGACCTGCGGATCCTGCCGCACTGGCCTGCTGGAAGGCGTGGCCGATCACCGCGACATGGTCCTGATGCCCGAACAACAGGACAATCAGATCATGGTGTGCGTGTCGCGTGCCGTGTCGGGTCCGCTGGTGCTGGACCTATGA
- a CDS encoding NAD(P)-binding domain-containing protein, protein MLPWPRRGRRATTTIRRRITMKIGYIGLGALGSQLARTFLRDHDLVVWDAHAPASEALRKDGARVAPSAAALAADADVVLLCLPRSSDVRQVLFGQGGLAEGLSAGKLVIDQTSGIASDTRAMADELARHGVAMLDAAVSASPHIVAQGGAVLMVGGSDEVFERALPVLRTVTSTIYRCGLRVGDGQAMKTVNNAMNAGVRLGTLEIVALGRRAGLSLAAMSDLLNQGAARNQTTVKMLPALVEGKASTNFSLALQLKDVDQAVALGFDTGAPMPVTAAVRSLLQVGVNTLGKTAQLEDMVGLIESMAGTRLAGSDDTAEGTRIRFDGIGTPDVAKTIDDAVSALCLAITEECVAVGVAYGLELPVLAEVLDKSSGWSAQSQRLLPAWTAGGRQPRDPAWGDALLRAARLALIAGAPTFVANAVRAVVESPAR, encoded by the coding sequence ATGTTGCCCTGGCCTCGACGAGGTCGACGGGCCACCACAACGATCAGGAGACGCATCACCATGAAAATCGGATACATCGGGCTCGGTGCCCTGGGCAGCCAGCTGGCACGCACCTTTTTGCGGGACCACGACCTGGTCGTGTGGGACGCCCATGCGCCGGCAAGCGAGGCATTGCGCAAGGACGGCGCCCGTGTCGCCCCGTCGGCCGCAGCACTGGCTGCCGACGCCGACGTGGTGCTGCTCTGCCTGCCGCGCAGCTCCGACGTGCGGCAGGTGTTGTTCGGTCAGGGTGGGTTGGCGGAGGGCTTGTCCGCCGGCAAACTCGTCATTGACCAGACCAGCGGTATTGCCAGCGACACGCGCGCCATGGCCGACGAACTGGCACGGCATGGCGTCGCAATGCTGGACGCGGCCGTGTCAGCCAGTCCGCACATCGTTGCGCAGGGTGGCGCCGTATTGATGGTGGGTGGGTCCGACGAGGTGTTCGAACGGGCGCTGCCGGTGCTGCGGACAGTGACGAGCACCATCTATCGCTGCGGACTGCGCGTGGGTGACGGGCAGGCCATGAAGACCGTGAACAACGCCATGAACGCGGGGGTGCGCCTGGGCACGCTGGAAATTGTCGCATTGGGCCGTCGCGCCGGCCTGTCGCTTGCGGCCATGTCTGACCTCCTGAACCAAGGCGCGGCGCGCAATCAGACGACGGTGAAGATGCTGCCCGCGTTGGTGGAGGGCAAGGCGTCCACCAATTTTTCCCTGGCATTGCAGTTGAAGGACGTCGATCAAGCCGTTGCATTGGGCTTCGATACGGGCGCGCCCATGCCCGTGACAGCGGCGGTGCGCAGCCTGTTGCAGGTCGGTGTGAACACGCTTGGAAAGACGGCGCAGCTCGAAGACATGGTGGGACTGATTGAATCGATGGCGGGCACGCGCCTGGCCGGAAGCGACGACACCGCGGAGGGAACCCGGATCAGGTTCGATGGGATCGGCACCCCCGACGTGGCTAAAACCATCGACGACGCCGTGTCGGCACTTTGCCTTGCGATAACCGAAGAGTGCGTGGCGGTCGGCGTCGCGTATGGACTCGAATTGCCCGTCCTGGCCGAGGTGCTCGACAAGAGCTCGGGCTGGAGCGCGCAGTCGCAACGCTTGTTGCCAGCCTGGACGGCGGGCGGACGCCAGCCGCGTGATCCTGCGTGGGGCGATGCATTACTCCGCGCGGCCCGCCTCGCCCTGATCGCCGGTGCCCCGACTTTCGTCGCCAACGCCGTCCGGGCGGTGGTCGAGTCGCCAGCCAGATAG
- a CDS encoding Bug family tripartite tricarboxylate transporter substrate binding protein — MHSTTLTALFGATFCIAATGAQAAQADSFPNRPIRMIVAFSAGGSTDTVARYYAVKLGEVLKTNVIVENRPGAAQMIGINATLNAPADGYTIYLGTGSSLSQNPGVRTNLPYDPLKNFTLLGLVATTPGVIVVTPALPVQTFSELITYAKANPGKLNYGSSGLGSASHLQAEYFLSLTGVQATHIPFKADAEIMTAMSGNLVHLGIAPIQGAVGAIRTGKVRPLAITSATRIASLPDTPSVSELGFKELQAIDPYTYYGLVGPSGIPDAVVTKINAAINTVSAMPQTKELMGQNYFYPSTSTPESFRNYIAQDIAKWRSFSSKIKLD; from the coding sequence ATGCATTCGACGACACTGACCGCCCTGTTCGGCGCCACCTTCTGTATCGCCGCGACAGGCGCGCAGGCCGCTCAGGCAGACAGCTTTCCGAACCGCCCCATCCGCATGATCGTGGCCTTCAGCGCCGGCGGCTCGACCGACACGGTCGCCCGGTACTACGCGGTGAAACTGGGCGAAGTGTTGAAGACCAACGTGATCGTGGAAAATCGCCCGGGCGCCGCGCAGATGATCGGCATCAACGCCACCCTTAACGCCCCGGCCGACGGGTACACCATCTACCTGGGAACCGGCAGTTCGCTCTCTCAGAATCCGGGTGTGCGGACCAACCTGCCGTACGATCCACTCAAGAACTTCACGTTGCTTGGCCTGGTCGCCACGACGCCGGGCGTTATCGTCGTTACGCCTGCTCTGCCCGTGCAGACCTTCTCGGAATTGATCACCTACGCAAAGGCCAACCCCGGCAAACTGAACTACGGGTCATCCGGCCTGGGGTCGGCCAGCCACCTGCAGGCCGAATACTTCCTGAGCCTGACGGGCGTGCAAGCCACCCACATTCCCTTCAAGGCCGATGCCGAGATCATGACGGCCATGTCGGGCAACCTTGTGCACCTGGGCATCGCGCCCATTCAGGGCGCCGTCGGAGCCATCCGGACCGGCAAGGTGCGTCCCCTGGCCATCACGAGCGCCACGCGGATTGCGTCCCTGCCTGACACGCCGTCGGTGAGTGAACTGGGCTTCAAGGAATTGCAGGCAATCGACCCCTACACGTATTACGGACTGGTCGGACCGAGCGGTATTCCGGACGCGGTGGTGACCAAGATCAACGCTGCCATCAACACGGTCTCGGCCATGCCGCAGACCAAGGAATTGATGGGACAGAACTATTTCTACCCAAGCACCAGTACGCCTGAATCGTTCCGCAACTACATCGCGCAAGACATCGCCAAGTGGCGCAGCTTCAGCTCGAAGATCAAGCTGGATTGA